In Halorussus limi, a genomic segment contains:
- a CDS encoding molybdopterin synthase, with amino-acid sequence MHVLSVVGPDSAARAVADRLANRLGEDERVAAIHRTDTNVETHEEPADAKYELDPEGWTASGRDRSLADLLVDLTPDYDYALLVGFPEADAPRVVIGSDGTAAAGSSAEDDSESPGELLVRADSPADVDPAEVRARLDGTEPYETLESLVAEVKRSDDAPYSGAIATFTGRVRAKEDPDDDPTERLEFEKYEGVADERMAAISAELEEREGVYDVVMHHRTGVIEYGEDIVFVVVLAGHREEAFRTVEDGIDRLKDEVPIFKKEVTTDEQFWVHEQS; translated from the coding sequence ATGCACGTACTGAGCGTCGTCGGCCCGGACTCGGCGGCACGGGCGGTCGCCGACCGACTGGCGAACCGACTCGGTGAGGACGAACGGGTGGCGGCGATTCACCGGACCGACACCAACGTCGAGACCCACGAGGAACCCGCGGACGCGAAGTACGAACTCGACCCCGAGGGGTGGACGGCCTCCGGGCGCGACCGGTCGCTGGCCGACCTGCTGGTCGACCTCACGCCGGACTACGACTACGCGCTCCTCGTCGGGTTCCCCGAGGCCGACGCGCCGCGAGTGGTCATCGGCAGCGACGGGACCGCCGCGGCCGGGAGTTCCGCCGAAGACGACTCCGAATCGCCGGGCGAACTCCTCGTGCGGGCCGACTCCCCGGCCGACGTGGATCCCGCCGAGGTCCGCGCGCGACTCGACGGTACCGAACCGTACGAGACCCTCGAATCGCTCGTGGCCGAGGTCAAGCGGTCGGACGACGCGCCCTACTCGGGGGCAATCGCCACCTTCACCGGACGAGTCCGAGCGAAGGAGGACCCCGACGACGACCCGACCGAGCGTCTGGAGTTCGAGAAGTACGAGGGCGTGGCCGACGAGCGGATGGCCGCCATCAGCGCCGAACTGGAGGAGCGCGAAGGCGTCTACGACGTAGTGATGCACCACCGGACCGGCGTCATCGAGTACGGCGAGGACATCGTGTTCGTCGTCGTGCTGGCGGGCCACCGCGAGGAGGCGTTCCGAACCGTCGAGGACGGCATCGACCGACTCAAAGACGAGGTGCCCATCTTCAAGAAGGAAGTCACGACCGACGAGCAGTTCTGGGTCCACGAGCAGTCCTGA
- a CDS encoding site-2 protease family protein, translating into MNTLVWVLLGIAIYWLGVLVLDSQGLLPSYVGTQGPILTLHTQRGKDFLDWIASPKRLWKAWGNFGLGIALVVMLGSFLLLVVQAVAVVQNPPPESAATQPQNVLVIPGVNQFLPLSVAPEILFGLLVGLVVHEGGHGIMCRVEDIEIRSMGLALLAVLPIGAFVEPDEDSRRNADRGSQSRMFAAGVTNNFAVTIAAFLLLFGPVVGSIAVAPGAAIGGALPGSAADEAGLSAGDRIVAVNGNRVESNEDLATSLSQVEGRSVEVTLASGETTTIERSLLVNGIYTNSPFAASDEEDGIQKGDTIVAVNGTTVHTEAEFDRAVADRRTATFETQSGETVTGPIGALVSVRPDRPAANDGMPTEGTVVITAIDGERIRNASELSATLDRYAPQDTVTIDAVVNGTAESYEVTLGGENGDAMLGIFLTQGTSGVSVNGFGVQLYPAEEYLGLLGGDLGTVVGGIGGPILSFLSGVFGVLVLPFASVSLPYAYNFAGFVAWNGGFYTAAGGPLSFLGDWGLFVLANVLFWTGWVNLNLGFFNCIPAFPLDGGHMLRMSTEAVVSRLPTDQRRQLATMVTTTIGLVMLVSLLLMVFGPQLLSG; encoded by the coding sequence ATGAACACGCTCGTGTGGGTCCTCCTCGGTATCGCGATATACTGGCTCGGGGTGTTGGTCCTCGACTCCCAGGGGCTCCTGCCGTCGTACGTCGGTACCCAGGGCCCGATTCTGACTCTCCACACCCAGCGCGGGAAGGACTTTCTCGATTGGATCGCCTCGCCGAAGCGACTCTGGAAGGCGTGGGGGAACTTCGGTCTCGGCATCGCGCTGGTCGTGATGCTCGGGTCGTTCCTCCTGCTCGTCGTGCAGGCGGTCGCCGTCGTCCAGAATCCGCCGCCCGAAAGCGCGGCGACCCAACCGCAGAACGTCCTCGTGATTCCGGGGGTCAACCAGTTCCTCCCGCTGTCAGTCGCACCCGAAATCCTGTTCGGACTGCTCGTCGGTCTCGTGGTCCACGAGGGCGGTCACGGCATCATGTGCCGGGTCGAGGACATCGAGATTCGCTCGATGGGCCTCGCGCTGCTCGCGGTCCTCCCCATCGGCGCGTTCGTGGAACCCGACGAGGACAGCCGTCGGAACGCGGACCGCGGGAGCCAGAGCCGGATGTTCGCGGCCGGCGTCACCAACAACTTCGCGGTCACTATCGCCGCTTTCCTCCTCCTGTTCGGGCCGGTCGTCGGCTCCATCGCTGTCGCGCCCGGCGCGGCAATCGGCGGGGCGCTGCCGGGGTCGGCCGCCGACGAGGCGGGCCTCTCGGCGGGCGACCGCATCGTCGCGGTGAACGGCAATCGGGTCGAGAGCAACGAGGACCTCGCTACCAGCCTCTCGCAGGTCGAGGGGCGCTCGGTCGAGGTGACGCTCGCCAGCGGCGAGACGACCACCATCGAGCGCTCGCTCCTCGTCAACGGCATCTACACTAACTCGCCGTTCGCGGCGAGCGACGAGGAAGACGGCATTCAGAAGGGCGACACCATCGTCGCGGTCAACGGGACCACGGTCCACACCGAGGCGGAGTTCGACCGCGCGGTCGCCGACCGGCGAACGGCCACCTTCGAGACCCAGAGCGGCGAGACCGTCACCGGTCCGATCGGCGCGCTGGTGTCGGTCCGCCCCGACCGCCCCGCCGCGAACGACGGGATGCCGACCGAGGGGACGGTCGTCATCACTGCCATCGACGGCGAGCGAATCCGGAACGCCTCGGAACTCAGCGCGACGCTCGACCGGTACGCCCCGCAAGACACCGTGACTATCGACGCCGTCGTCAACGGAACCGCCGAGTCCTACGAGGTGACGCTCGGCGGCGAGAACGGCGACGCCATGCTGGGCATCTTCCTCACGCAGGGGACCAGCGGCGTCTCGGTCAACGGCTTCGGCGTGCAACTCTACCCCGCCGAGGAGTATCTGGGCCTGCTCGGCGGTGACCTCGGAACCGTCGTCGGAGGAATCGGCGGTCCGATACTCTCGTTCCTGTCGGGCGTCTTCGGAGTTCTGGTGCTCCCGTTCGCGAGCGTCTCGCTCCCCTACGCCTACAACTTCGCGGGCTTCGTCGCGTGGAACGGCGGCTTCTACACCGCCGCGGGCGGCCCGCTCTCGTTCCTCGGCGATTGGGGCCTGTTCGTGCTGGCGAACGTGCTGTTCTGGACCGGGTGGGTGAACCTGAACCTCGGGTTCTTCAACTGCATCCCGGCGTTCCCGCTGGACGGCGGCCACATGCTTCGGATGAGTACCGAGGCGGTCGTCTCCCGGCTTCCGACCGACCAGCGCCGCCAGTTGGCGACGATGGTCACGACGACCATCGGTCTAGTGATGCTGGTCAGCCTCCTGCTGATGGTGTTCGGGCCGCAGTTGCTGTCGGGATAG
- the pyrH gene encoding UMP kinase has translation MKVVVSIGGSVLAPDLGSERVRAHADVIEDLAAEGCTVGTVVGGGGVAREYIGAARELGANEIELDDIGIDVTRLNARLLIAALSEQAAPSPPEDYESAGAAMHRGDIAVMGGVTPGQTTDAVSAALAEYTNADLLVYATSVPGVFSDDPNETDDAQKFDELTASELVDVIAGLEMNAGSSAPVDLLAAKLIERSGVRTIVLDGTEPERIADAVRFGEHEGTDIVPEGADDQMTYWASDEQ, from the coding sequence ATGAAAGTAGTCGTCTCCATCGGCGGGAGCGTCCTCGCGCCGGACCTCGGGTCCGAACGCGTCCGCGCTCACGCCGACGTAATCGAGGACCTCGCCGCCGAAGGCTGTACCGTCGGAACCGTCGTCGGCGGCGGCGGCGTCGCCCGAGAGTACATCGGCGCGGCGCGCGAACTCGGGGCCAACGAGATAGAACTCGACGACATCGGCATCGACGTGACGCGACTTAACGCCCGTCTGCTCATCGCGGCGCTGTCCGAGCAGGCCGCGCCGAGTCCGCCCGAGGATTACGAGTCGGCGGGCGCGGCGATGCATCGGGGAGACATCGCCGTGATGGGCGGAGTCACGCCGGGCCAGACCACCGATGCCGTGAGCGCGGCGCTGGCGGAGTACACCAACGCCGACCTGCTGGTCTACGCGACCAGCGTCCCCGGCGTGTTCAGCGACGACCCGAACGAGACCGACGACGCCCAGAAGTTCGACGAACTCACCGCGAGCGAACTCGTGGACGTCATCGCGGGTCTGGAGATGAACGCCGGGAGTTCCGCGCCCGTGGACCTGCTCGCGGCGAAACTCATCGAGCGGTCGGGCGTGCGGACCATCGTCCTCGACGGTACCGAACCCGAGCGAATCGCCGACGCGGTCCGGTTCGGCGAACACGAGGGCACCGACATCGTGCCCGAGGGCGCGGACGACCAGATGACCTACTGGGCGAGCGACGAGCAATGA
- the lysS gene encoding lysine--tRNA ligase, with the protein MSDDSATDESADDAREMHPDDDPYVLQGPQSHAFWAESVADRILDRDPEEPIVVKGGISPSGVPHLGNMNEIVRGYFVAEALRSRGYEVRQVFTADDRDPLRKLPRKLADLDGNIVELGDVNAGALGRNLGKPYTDIPDPFECCDSYGEHFSNLIERSAELLGIPVEMVSNTELYEEGEFEDLTEHLLDNRENAREVLSHYQDKVDEDYVPFNPICEECGKITETVTEVDVDGRTVEYVCTDMEAGDQTIEGCGHEGTATFREGKLPWRFEWPGQWQVLGVDHEPFGKDHAEGSWPSGSDVARNVLGIEPPVPMAYEWFTLDGEAFSSSSGHVVMVQDVLEMIEPEVLRYFFTKDPSKARDFSVEHFDHLVDDFDAFERTYYGEDDRDGESDADEKAAEIASAAYPPTIRPTLAARFDADGEPVASPDEKSVPVTDDDRRERLDALADETFRERVRLPYTFAAVLGMTDDPDLREDIARREGHVPDDAPEWVTEFALSRVARAREWARRTGNEFDYELKRAEMPDVDLDAETEAALDELADFVASHDDPDEIQGEIYETAKRHDIDIGEFFSVGYRLFFDDEEGPKLGPFLANLDEAFVLARLRREA; encoded by the coding sequence ATGAGCGACGACTCTGCCACCGACGAGTCGGCGGACGACGCCCGCGAGATGCACCCCGACGACGACCCCTACGTCCTCCAGGGGCCACAGTCCCACGCCTTCTGGGCCGAGTCGGTCGCCGACCGGATTCTCGACCGCGACCCCGAGGAACCCATCGTCGTCAAGGGCGGCATCTCGCCCTCCGGCGTCCCGCACCTCGGCAACATGAACGAAATCGTCCGGGGCTACTTCGTCGCCGAAGCCCTCCGCAGTCGGGGCTACGAGGTCCGGCAGGTGTTCACCGCCGACGACCGCGACCCGCTCCGAAAGCTTCCCCGAAAGCTGGCCGACCTCGACGGGAACATCGTGGAGTTGGGCGACGTGAACGCGGGCGCCTTGGGCCGGAATCTCGGCAAGCCCTACACCGACATCCCCGACCCGTTCGAGTGCTGTGACTCCTACGGCGAACACTTCTCGAACCTCATCGAGCGAAGCGCCGAACTGCTGGGCATCCCGGTCGAGATGGTCTCGAACACCGAACTCTACGAGGAGGGCGAGTTCGAGGACCTGACCGAACACCTACTCGACAACCGGGAGAACGCACGCGAGGTCCTCTCGCACTATCAGGACAAGGTCGACGAGGACTACGTTCCGTTCAACCCCATCTGCGAGGAGTGCGGCAAGATAACCGAGACCGTCACCGAGGTGGACGTCGACGGGAGAACCGTCGAGTACGTCTGCACCGACATGGAGGCGGGCGACCAGACCATCGAGGGGTGTGGCCACGAGGGCACCGCCACCTTCCGCGAGGGCAAACTCCCGTGGCGCTTCGAGTGGCCCGGCCAGTGGCAGGTGCTGGGCGTCGACCACGAACCGTTCGGCAAGGACCACGCCGAAGGCTCGTGGCCCAGCGGGTCCGACGTGGCCCGCAACGTCCTCGGTATCGAACCGCCGGTCCCGATGGCCTACGAGTGGTTCACGCTCGACGGCGAGGCGTTCTCGTCGTCGTCGGGCCACGTCGTCATGGTCCAGGACGTGCTGGAGATGATAGAACCAGAGGTCCTCCGGTACTTCTTCACCAAGGACCCGAGCAAGGCCCGCGACTTCAGCGTCGAACACTTCGACCACCTCGTGGACGACTTCGACGCGTTCGAGCGCACCTACTACGGCGAGGACGACCGCGACGGGGAGTCCGACGCCGACGAGAAGGCCGCCGAAATCGCGTCGGCCGCCTACCCGCCGACCATCCGGCCGACGCTCGCGGCCCGGTTCGACGCCGACGGCGAACCCGTCGCGTCCCCCGACGAGAAGAGCGTGCCCGTCACCGACGACGACCGACGCGAGCGACTCGACGCGCTCGCCGACGAGACGTTCCGCGAGCGCGTCCGCCTGCCGTACACCTTCGCGGCGGTCCTCGGGATGACCGACGACCCGGACCTCCGGGAAGACATCGCCCGACGGGAGGGTCACGTCCCCGACGACGCGCCCGAGTGGGTCACGGAGTTCGCGCTCTCGCGAGTCGCCCGCGCCCGCGAGTGGGCGCGCCGGACCGGCAACGAGTTCGACTACGAACTCAAGCGCGCCGAGATGCCCGACGTGGACCTCGATGCGGAGACCGAAGCGGCGCTGGACGAACTCGCGGACTTCGTGGCGAGCCACGACGACCCCGACGAGATTCAGGGCGAGATATACGAGACCGCCAAGCGCCACGACATCGACATCGGCGAGTTCTTCTCGGTCGGCTATCGCCTCTTCTTCGACGACGAGGAGGGGCCGAAACTCGGCCCGTTCCTCGCCAACCTCGACGAGGCGTTCGTGCTGGCCCGACTTCGCCGAGAGGCGTGA
- a CDS encoding PadR family transcriptional regulator: MRKSGPPKGLIAYLVLELLDEKPRYGYEILKEIRSISGGHWEPSYGSVYPILYKFEEKGWAERIEREDEPDRKYFELTDAGREELAEKREETGGKARDFADVILGFYHVFAAFATDDRFEVEDRADEWRFDEDFNGWIVEQLIRHYERDFGDFERIPDTPEEFAERMGLDDEE, encoded by the coding sequence ATGCGGAAAAGCGGCCCGCCGAAAGGCCTCATCGCGTATCTCGTACTCGAACTGCTAGACGAAAAGCCCCGGTACGGATACGAGATACTCAAGGAAATCCGATCCATCAGCGGCGGCCACTGGGAGCCCTCCTACGGCTCCGTCTACCCCATCCTCTACAAGTTCGAGGAGAAGGGGTGGGCCGAGCGAATCGAGCGCGAGGACGAACCCGACCGCAAGTACTTCGAACTCACCGACGCGGGCCGCGAGGAACTCGCCGAGAAGCGCGAGGAGACCGGCGGCAAGGCCCGGGACTTCGCGGACGTGATTTTGGGCTTCTACCACGTCTTCGCGGCGTTCGCCACCGACGACCGCTTCGAGGTCGAGGACCGCGCCGACGAGTGGCGCTTCGACGAGGACTTCAACGGATGGATAGTCGAACAACTGATTCGCCACTACGAGCGGGACTTCGGCGACTTCGAGCGCATCCCCGACACGCCCGAGGAGTTCGCCGAGCGCATGGGACTGGACGACGAGGAGTAG